The Planctomycetaceae bacterium genome has a segment encoding these proteins:
- a CDS encoding DUF1559 domain-containing protein encodes MRYSEVIHDSKTRRYVARQPVNRKPFRRGFTIVELLTTIAIISVLIGLLLPAVQQAREAARRTQCQNQLRQIGLALHMYHDSVRVLPPAYPGGFQLHLDGKRWGWGTFLLPYLEQAPLYAELDPDHRELFHVVFDNHRRHLLQTVIPTYLCPSDPSEVIADRNHDFTGPTSIGGAVAFHLNHLGFRGATSNYVANFGSSWRPNYGIWSADELRGNGVMGCNTAVRFVDITDGTSQTFAVGERTYANHASVWCGVEEWDQCSSFGVPMVAGTAYFDLNQPASAYPYTCDGQGAAGFSSSHAGGANFLLCDGSVRFVSDSIESRNSDQIGKSKAPIGLFQRLANARDQLVVGEF; translated from the coding sequence ATGCGGTATTCCGAGGTCATTCACGATTCGAAGACGCGGCGGTATGTCGCGCGTCAACCTGTGAACCGCAAACCGTTTCGTCGCGGCTTCACGATCGTCGAACTCTTGACCACGATCGCGATCATCTCGGTGCTGATCGGACTTTTGCTGCCTGCCGTCCAGCAGGCGCGCGAAGCCGCCCGGCGTACTCAGTGCCAGAATCAACTGCGGCAAATCGGACTGGCGCTGCACATGTATCACGACAGCGTTCGAGTGCTTCCGCCCGCGTATCCGGGAGGATTTCAGTTGCATCTGGACGGCAAGCGCTGGGGGTGGGGAACTTTTCTTCTTCCGTATCTCGAACAGGCCCCGCTGTATGCAGAACTGGATCCTGATCATCGTGAACTGTTTCATGTTGTTTTCGACAACCACCGACGGCATCTGCTGCAGACCGTCATTCCCACGTACCTGTGTCCCTCCGATCCGTCTGAGGTGATCGCTGACCGGAATCATGACTTCACCGGCCCGACTTCAATTGGCGGCGCGGTCGCCTTCCACCTGAATCACCTGGGCTTTCGCGGTGCGACATCGAACTATGTGGCGAACTTTGGATCGTCATGGCGTCCGAATTACGGAATCTGGAGCGCCGATGAACTGCGGGGCAACGGAGTCATGGGCTGCAACACGGCGGTTCGGTTTGTTGACATCACTGACGGGACGAGCCAGACATTCGCCGTCGGCGAGCGAACCTATGCCAACCACGCATCGGTCTGGTGCGGCGTTGAGGAATGGGATCAGTGCAGTTCCTTCGGCGTCCCCATGGTGGCCGGTACGGCGTACTTTGACCTGAATCAGCCGGCTTCTGCATACCCCTACACCTGTGACGGCCAGGGTGCCGCAGGTTTCAGCAGTTCCCACGCCGGCGGGGCGAACTTCCTGCTTTGCGACGGATCTGTTCGTTTCGTCAGTGACAGTATCGAGTCGCGCAATTCAGACCAGATTGGAAAAAGCAAAGCGCCGATTGGACTCTTCCAGCGACTGGCCAATGCCAGAGACCAGCTTGTCGTGGGAGAGTTCTGA
- a CDS encoding nucleotide sugar dehydrogenase produces the protein MSQTIEANSTAAALLEKIESKTAKVGVIGLGYVGLPLISAFTNAGLKCIGYDVDKKKVDALKAGRSYIKHIAGETIAGWIQRDVLEPTADMSRLDEADALLICVPTPLNDSRDPDLAYVEGTARAIAKTLRPGQLVILESTTYPTTTRDVMIPILDSNPAGLKCGEDYFVAYSPEREDPGNADYSAAGIPKVVGGADEQSCDLACRLYSHAIVQVIPVTSCEIAEACKILENTYRAVNIALVNELKTLFDRMGIDVWAVVDAAKTKPFGFQAFYPGPGLGGHCIPIDPFYLSWLARRQGMSTRFIELAGEVNAVMPRYVISQLAEFLNEVGKPLKGSRICLLGMAYKKDVDDPRESPSFELMELLMERGVRLTYNDPHIPSLPRMRHHDVPEMSSTELTPEFLASQDCVLIATDHSAYDYDFIVKHSRMILDTRNATKNVREGRAKIFKA, from the coding sequence ATGAGTCAAACCATCGAAGCAAATTCCACGGCCGCAGCGCTGTTGGAGAAGATCGAAAGCAAAACGGCGAAAGTTGGCGTGATCGGACTTGGGTACGTCGGACTTCCGCTGATCAGCGCGTTCACGAACGCCGGTCTGAAATGCATCGGCTACGACGTCGACAAGAAAAAGGTCGACGCACTGAAAGCCGGTCGCAGCTACATCAAACACATCGCGGGCGAGACCATCGCAGGCTGGATTCAGAGGGATGTGCTGGAACCCACGGCTGACATGTCTCGGCTGGACGAAGCTGACGCACTGCTGATCTGTGTCCCGACGCCGCTGAACGATAGCCGCGATCCGGATCTTGCCTATGTCGAAGGCACCGCAAGAGCAATCGCAAAGACGCTGCGGCCAGGCCAATTGGTGATTCTGGAGAGCACGACGTACCCCACAACCACGCGCGATGTGATGATCCCGATCCTGGATTCCAATCCCGCCGGACTCAAATGCGGCGAAGACTATTTTGTGGCCTACAGCCCGGAACGGGAAGATCCGGGCAATGCGGACTATTCCGCTGCCGGAATTCCCAAGGTTGTCGGAGGAGCTGACGAGCAGAGCTGCGACCTGGCCTGCAGGCTGTATTCTCACGCAATCGTTCAGGTCATTCCGGTCACCAGTTGCGAAATCGCGGAAGCCTGCAAGATCCTTGAAAACACCTATCGCGCTGTCAACATCGCACTGGTCAATGAACTGAAGACGCTGTTTGACCGGATGGGCATTGATGTCTGGGCCGTCGTCGACGCGGCGAAAACTAAACCCTTCGGGTTCCAGGCGTTCTATCCGGGTCCTGGCCTGGGAGGCCACTGCATTCCCATCGACCCGTTCTACCTGTCGTGGCTTGCGCGCCGCCAGGGAATGTCCACTCGATTCATTGAACTTGCCGGCGAAGTGAACGCCGTCATGCCCAGATACGTGATTTCGCAACTGGCGGAATTCCTGAACGAAGTCGGAAAACCGCTTAAAGGCAGCCGCATTTGCCTGCTGGGAATGGCCTACAAGAAAGACGTCGACGATCCGCGCGAAAGTCCTTCGTTCGAACTGATGGAACTGCTGATGGAACGCGGCGTGAGACTGACGTACAACGATCCGCACATTCCGTCGCTGCCCAGGATGCGGCATCACGACGTGCCGGAAATGTCAAGCACGGAATTGACACCCGAGTTTCTGGCCTCCCAGGATTGCGTTCTGATTGCGACCGATCACTCGGCCTACGACTATGACTTCATCGTGAAGCACTCCCGAATGATCCTGGACACTCGCAACGCCACGAAAAACGTTCGGGAAGGCCGAGCAAAGATCTTCAAGGCGTAA
- a CDS encoding alpha/beta hydrolase, producing the protein MSFTIAMTKIGDVALSTASTPATASSEPTLLMLHGVTRRWQTFLPVTAALAQRCRLMLVDLRGHGESDRATGGYRVVNYVDDICELIHACIPGPLMIYGHSLGAMTAAGVAARLGEHVSALVMEDPPLQTMGTRIGETSLLSYFTQVGKFAGSRLPVDVMARELADTTYQDPATGTSLRIGDTRDAAQLRFAASSLKRLDPAVLEPILTSTWLEGFSVDDVFQALKCPALILHADEAAGGMLTRADAEYVLALNDRVLRVAFPGAPHGIHWTATQPLLNVVLPFLESVR; encoded by the coding sequence ATGAGCTTCACCATTGCGATGACGAAAATCGGAGACGTGGCTCTGTCGACGGCGTCCACACCCGCAACAGCTTCAAGTGAACCGACGCTGTTGATGCTGCACGGTGTCACGCGGCGATGGCAGACGTTTCTTCCCGTCACGGCCGCATTGGCGCAGCGATGTCGACTGATGCTGGTGGATTTGCGAGGCCACGGCGAATCGGATCGGGCGACCGGAGGCTACCGCGTCGTCAACTACGTCGATGACATTTGTGAACTGATCCACGCCTGTATTCCGGGCCCGCTGATGATTTACGGGCATTCACTGGGAGCGATGACGGCAGCCGGTGTCGCGGCCCGGCTGGGTGAGCATGTCTCCGCCCTGGTCATGGAAGATCCGCCGCTGCAGACGATGGGCACCCGCATCGGTGAAACGTCGCTGCTGAGTTATTTCACGCAGGTCGGCAAGTTCGCCGGCAGCCGACTTCCCGTCGATGTGATGGCCAGGGAACTCGCCGACACTACCTATCAGGATCCCGCAACGGGAACGTCGTTACGCATCGGAGACACCCGCGATGCGGCTCAACTGCGATTTGCCGCCAGCAGCCTGAAGCGGCTGGATCCCGCGGTGCTGGAACCGATTCTGACATCAACCTGGCTCGAAGGTTTTTCCGTCGATGACGTTTTTCAGGCTCTGAAATGCCCGGCTCTGATTCTTCACGCCGATGAAGCAGCCGGTGGAATGCTGACGAGGGCCGACGCAGAATATGTCCTGGCATTGAATGACCGGGTTCTGCGTGTGGCGTTTCCCGGTGCTCCCCATGGAATTCACTGGACGGCGACTCAGCCGCTGCTGAATGTTGTGCTGCCGTTTCTGGAGTCCGTGCGGTAG
- the rfbA gene encoding glucose-1-phosphate thymidylyltransferase RfbA, whose protein sequence is MSYFSKGIILAGGTGSRLFPLTLGISKQMAPVYDKPMIYYPLSTLMLAGIQQVLVISSPRDISGFEKLLGDGSQWGMSFRYVTQPNPEGLAQAFILGADFVGDSHVSLVLGDNIFYGRGFQQILASAASLKTGATIFGYEVRDARQYGVVEFDADGKAVSLEEKPAEPKSSFAIPGLYFYDNDVVEISRNLKPSPRGELEITDVNREYLRRGTLQVEPLSRGFAWLDTGTHDSLLDAGNFVAAIEKRMGLKISCPEEIAYIRGFIDRGQLLALADGYRNEYGEYLRLVAEKRKAREAI, encoded by the coding sequence ATGAGCTATTTTTCCAAAGGAATCATCCTTGCCGGGGGCACCGGGTCGCGACTGTTTCCGCTGACACTTGGCATCAGCAAGCAGATGGCACCGGTCTACGACAAGCCGATGATCTACTATCCGCTGTCAACGCTCATGCTGGCGGGAATTCAGCAGGTTCTGGTGATTTCGTCGCCACGTGATATCAGCGGTTTCGAAAAACTGCTGGGGGACGGTTCGCAGTGGGGAATGTCGTTTCGTTATGTGACGCAGCCCAATCCGGAAGGACTTGCTCAGGCATTCATTCTGGGAGCCGACTTTGTTGGCGACAGCCATGTTTCGCTGGTGCTTGGTGACAACATCTTCTACGGCCGCGGATTCCAGCAGATCCTTGCCAGTGCCGCGTCGCTGAAGACCGGAGCCACGATTTTTGGATATGAAGTGCGCGACGCCAGACAGTACGGCGTCGTCGAATTCGACGCCGACGGCAAAGCCGTCTCACTGGAGGAAAAGCCCGCCGAACCGAAATCAAGCTTCGCAATCCCGGGATTGTACTTCTACGACAACGATGTCGTGGAAATCTCACGAAATCTGAAGCCGTCGCCCCGCGGAGAGCTGGAAATCACGGATGTCAACCGGGAGTACCTCCGCCGCGGAACTCTGCAGGTGGAGCCCCTTTCTCGCGGGTTCGCATGGCTGGATACGGGAACGCACGATTCCCTTCTGGACGCCGGGAATTTCGTTGCCGCCATCGAAAAACGAATGGGGCTGAAAATCTCCTGCCCGGAAGAAATCGCCTACATCCGCGGATTCATCGATCGCGGGCAGTTGCTGGCGCTCGCCGACGGCTACAGGAATGAATACGGCGAATACCTCCGGCTCGTCGCCGAAAAGCGAAAAGCCAGAGAAGCAATCTGA
- the rfbB gene encoding dTDP-glucose 4,6-dehydratase: MHTLLVTGGAGFIGSCFVRRAVDRGDTRIINLDKLTYAGNPDSLPDCGPDKHLLVEGDIGDSSLVRELLETHRPAAIVNFAAESHVDRSIDGPLEFVETNVLGTCRLLEEVRRYYGSLSGSDRDRFRFLHVSTDEVYGSLGDTGLFTEETPYSPNSPYSASKAASDHFVRAYLHTYGLPTVITNCSNNYGPFQFPEKLIPLMILNALEGKPLPVYGDGLNVRDWLFVEDHCSAIEAVLSNGRVGECYNVGGNNEQTNINIVNTICDTVDRLQPGLSHAPCRSLITYVRDRPGHDRRYAIDASKIRRELNWSPRKDFNSGIEETVRWYLDNPEWIARVQSGAYQRERLGVV; the protein is encoded by the coding sequence ATGCATACGCTACTCGTCACTGGTGGAGCAGGCTTCATCGGAAGCTGCTTTGTTCGCCGCGCGGTAGATCGCGGCGACACCAGAATCATCAATCTGGACAAGCTGACGTACGCCGGAAATCCCGATTCACTGCCGGACTGCGGCCCGGACAAGCATTTGCTGGTCGAAGGTGATATCGGCGACAGCAGTCTGGTGCGCGAGCTGCTGGAGACTCACCGTCCCGCTGCGATCGTCAATTTCGCAGCCGAATCGCACGTCGACCGCTCCATCGACGGACCTCTGGAGTTTGTGGAAACGAACGTTCTTGGAACCTGCCGGTTGCTGGAGGAAGTTCGCCGGTACTACGGATCGCTGAGCGGCAGTGACCGCGACCGTTTTCGGTTCTTGCATGTGTCGACGGATGAAGTCTACGGGTCGCTCGGCGATACCGGTCTGTTCACGGAAGAAACTCCGTATTCCCCGAACAGCCCGTATTCAGCTTCCAAGGCTGCTTCCGATCATTTTGTCAGAGCCTACCTGCATACCTACGGATTGCCGACCGTCATCACGAACTGCAGCAATAACTACGGTCCGTTTCAGTTTCCCGAAAAACTCATCCCTCTGATGATCCTGAATGCGCTGGAAGGCAAACCACTTCCCGTCTACGGAGACGGCCTGAATGTGCGTGACTGGCTGTTTGTTGAGGACCACTGTTCCGCGATTGAAGCTGTCCTGTCGAACGGCCGCGTGGGTGAGTGCTACAACGTCGGCGGCAACAACGAACAGACAAACATCAACATCGTGAACACAATCTGCGACACTGTCGATCGACTGCAGCCGGGACTGAGCCACGCGCCGTGCCGTTCGCTGATCACGTATGTCAGGGATCGTCCCGGCCACGACCGGCGGTACGCGATTGATGCATCGAAGATCAGGCGTGAACTCAACTGGTCTCCCCGGAAAGACTTCAACTCCGGGATTGAAGAAACCGTCCGCTGGTATCTGGACAATCCCGAATGGATCGCACGCGTCCAGTCCGGAGCCTACCAGCGGGAACGCCTCGGCGTCGTCTGA
- the queA gene encoding tRNA preQ1(34) S-adenosylmethionine ribosyltransferase-isomerase QueA produces MSAPDLNDISAWQYDLPEHLIATRPAARRDDARLMLVDTQTQKISHHRIRDLPELLQPGDRLVFNDTKVLQARLLGFRTSTKGRWEGLFLEELPDRRWRITGQTRGRLRAGESLTIEPADHHAARSRSLQLLLEEQCDDGTWIASPCPSGASFEILESFGTLPLPPYIGRSIASAEDRDRYQTVFAQEPGAIAAPTAGLHFTPELLASCAQHGIEESYVTLHVGIGTFRPVSTEKLSDHRMHFEWCRVPGQTAADVLNTKAAGHLVTAVGTTTVRTLEAAVAETGSLSEWQGRTDLFIQPGFRFQVIDRLLTNFHLPGSTLIVLVAALAGYDLIMEAYRVAVEQRYRFYSYGDAMLIA; encoded by the coding sequence ATGTCAGCACCCGATCTGAACGATATTTCCGCCTGGCAGTACGACCTGCCCGAACACCTGATCGCCACGCGCCCGGCCGCTCGCCGCGACGACGCACGCCTGATGCTTGTGGACACTCAGACGCAGAAGATTTCGCATCACCGGATACGAGACCTGCCGGAACTTCTGCAGCCGGGAGACCGCCTGGTCTTCAACGATACGAAAGTGCTGCAAGCGCGTTTGCTCGGATTTCGAACTTCGACAAAGGGCCGCTGGGAAGGCCTGTTCCTGGAAGAACTGCCCGACCGTCGCTGGCGAATTACGGGACAAACGCGCGGCAGGCTTCGAGCCGGCGAAAGCCTGACAATCGAACCGGCGGACCATCACGCTGCCCGCAGCCGGTCGCTGCAGCTTCTGCTGGAAGAACAATGCGACGACGGAACCTGGATCGCGTCGCCTTGTCCGAGCGGAGCGTCTTTCGAGATTCTGGAAAGCTTCGGAACGCTGCCGCTGCCGCCCTACATCGGTCGCAGCATAGCCAGCGCAGAAGATCGCGATCGCTACCAGACGGTCTTTGCGCAGGAACCGGGGGCCATCGCGGCCCCGACCGCGGGACTGCATTTTACTCCTGAGTTGCTTGCGTCGTGCGCTCAACACGGCATTGAGGAAAGTTACGTGACGCTGCATGTCGGAATCGGCACGTTTCGGCCGGTCAGCACCGAAAAACTCAGCGATCATCGAATGCATTTCGAATGGTGCCGGGTTCCCGGCCAAACCGCCGCCGATGTTCTCAACACGAAAGCCGCCGGACATCTCGTGACGGCGGTTGGAACAACCACCGTACGGACTCTCGAAGCCGCGGTCGCCGAAACGGGATCACTGTCCGAGTGGCAGGGACGGACAGACCTGTTTATTCAACCGGGGTTTCGCTTCCAGGTCATTGACCGGCTGCTGACGAATTTTCACCTGCCCGGTTCGACGCTCATCGTGCTTGTCGCCGCGCTTGCCGGATACGATCTGATAATGGAAGCTTATCGCGTTGCCGTCGAACAGCGCTATCGCTTTTACAGCTACGGCGATGCGATGCTGATCGCTTAA
- a CDS encoding GEVED domain-containing protein: MTLLTLLTSSARMSKFCRGSRSRVGLRRFRSRREAVGIRQIERFEDRSLLSSVGTLADVPLPVPKPPSKSDSGGMYLASTDGPQLYATVDFELFDGVTAPSLPGGWTSTTTNANNWVTVATGSDSAPNHAFVADIASTSDNRLTSPSFAVSAANGRLSFRNSYATEANYDGGVLEISVSGGSFTDIISAGGTFVSNGYVGVIDSGFGNPLAGRDSWNGNSGGYLSTVVDLPTAAYGQNAQLRWRMGTDSSVSATGWRIDTIRLSDVPDPPTEDFGDAPAPYPVTLAENGARHTAGALFLGDSIDVEADGTHSSTAATDGADEDGVVFATGIDPGESETIQVTASLGGGLLNAWIDWNADGDWTDSGEQIFTDQSLSAGVNSLTVNVPAGAVIGQSFGRFRISTASGTGITGAAADGEVEDYAVNIGLRRLNWVNRGLASDRFDSTFGTDAALARGVVDAVFASWERVITDLNHAGFGGPGQINITVSMAASGTGFGASAGASFQDGYPTSGNVTVSRGNDTTGDGLGDGGGFFLDPTPMDWSEFQGNPTGGAFMAFAHAGSPAAGKSDLFTLVNAEITHSIGLFLSPARMNSPNNGTVTNTGIADQSEGGGVGNYWVFDGPSVTHLMTSNNGGGGGNDFGQVVHSAGKPGSGTNQPVTFNSAYRGTRNLVGTDDPGNAIYAFGQRTLVNDVLALVFQDVYDYSIVMPQTFGTTYAFLDEAAGELIVRGGLGGSADVIDVAMDGSDIVVSVDIGNDVAGTGPNGDASDLPAFVSRFPAAAISAITINAGDGNDTITVAPQVGIPIAINGGSPVFPNGGIGDHLSFDLAGVSGVVFTDNGNGTGSLTSSSHAAVTWSEIEIVDAPLAPPLQVTEVKVSSSSWNDDFRDAADGETVGSGLGQGFSIPTGSAAQITPLPWGNINRLIVTFTESVDDATVIENGNVILHGVNSSPSISLITVVGNQMVIDLTATLPVDALRLEIQDTVLSLAGEPLDGDFVNSVDTLTSGGPAPVGDPANDFNFHLVTNRGDANRSGLVNISDAVLVFQNFLAQPGGAGYSMFADMNGDAILNISDAVIVFQNFLAMPPASFPGLFSSSSGYVTPPVLPPSVIPANSSSATMSPNRYASAPSGTQSATGMTSGSMRPVAGDLKVLDDVLADSVGELLTV, translated from the coding sequence ATGACATTGCTGACATTGCTGACGTCATCCGCTCGGATGTCGAAGTTCTGCCGTGGTTCGCGGAGCCGGGTTGGCCTCCGACGCTTTCGGTCCCGACGGGAAGCCGTCGGAATTCGGCAAATTGAACGGTTTGAAGATAGGTCACTGCTGTCGAGCGTCGGCACGCTGGCCGACGTTCCGCTGCCGGTTCCCAAGCCGCCATCAAAGAGTGACAGCGGTGGAATGTATCTCGCGTCTACTGACGGGCCGCAACTGTACGCAACCGTCGACTTTGAGTTGTTTGATGGTGTCACGGCACCCTCACTTCCAGGCGGCTGGACGTCGACGACGACAAATGCCAACAACTGGGTGACGGTGGCGACGGGCAGTGACTCCGCCCCCAATCATGCGTTTGTTGCCGACATCGCATCGACCAGCGACAACCGGCTGACATCGCCATCGTTCGCGGTATCCGCGGCCAATGGACGTCTGAGCTTTCGGAACTCCTACGCAACTGAAGCCAACTACGACGGCGGGGTCCTGGAGATCTCAGTTAGCGGCGGAAGTTTCACGGACATCATTTCCGCCGGCGGAACGTTTGTCAGCAACGGGTATGTGGGTGTAATCGATTCCGGTTTTGGAAACCCGCTGGCTGGCCGAGATTCCTGGAACGGGAATTCCGGCGGTTATCTTTCCACCGTCGTCGACCTTCCCACTGCGGCATACGGACAGAATGCTCAGTTACGATGGAGAATGGGGACCGACAGTTCGGTCTCAGCGACCGGATGGAGAATCGACACCATTCGGCTCAGCGACGTACCGGATCCGCCGACCGAGGACTTCGGCGACGCCCCGGCACCGTATCCCGTCACATTGGCGGAAAACGGTGCGCGCCACACCGCTGGAGCATTATTCCTTGGAGACTCGATCGATGTGGAAGCTGACGGAACGCATAGCTCTACGGCCGCCACAGATGGCGCCGATGAAGATGGTGTCGTCTTCGCCACCGGCATTGATCCGGGTGAGTCCGAAACGATTCAGGTCACGGCATCACTCGGAGGCGGCCTTCTGAATGCGTGGATCGACTGGAACGCGGATGGCGACTGGACCGATTCCGGAGAACAGATCTTCACCGACCAGTCGCTGTCGGCCGGTGTGAATTCTCTGACGGTCAACGTCCCGGCGGGTGCGGTTATTGGCCAAAGCTTCGGACGTTTTCGAATCAGCACGGCGAGCGGCACCGGCATCACAGGAGCCGCAGCGGACGGTGAGGTCGAGGACTATGCGGTCAATATTGGTCTGCGTCGCCTGAACTGGGTGAATCGCGGGCTGGCGTCAGACCGATTCGATTCCACTTTCGGCACGGACGCAGCCCTTGCGCGGGGCGTGGTGGACGCCGTGTTCGCTTCGTGGGAACGCGTCATCACTGACCTCAATCACGCCGGTTTTGGTGGTCCCGGTCAAATCAACATTACTGTGTCGATGGCTGCGTCCGGAACGGGATTCGGAGCATCCGCCGGTGCGTCCTTCCAAGACGGTTATCCGACGTCCGGAAATGTGACCGTCAGCCGGGGGAATGACACGACGGGCGACGGACTGGGTGATGGAGGCGGCTTCTTCCTCGACCCGACTCCGATGGACTGGTCGGAATTCCAGGGCAATCCCACCGGTGGCGCGTTTATGGCGTTCGCTCATGCCGGCAGCCCGGCTGCCGGAAAGTCCGACCTGTTTACGCTCGTGAATGCGGAAATCACGCATTCCATCGGCCTGTTTCTTTCGCCCGCCCGAATGAACAGTCCCAATAACGGCACTGTCACCAACACGGGAATCGCGGACCAGTCAGAAGGCGGCGGCGTCGGGAACTATTGGGTCTTTGACGGTCCCAGTGTGACTCACCTGATGACCAGCAACAACGGCGGTGGCGGTGGAAACGACTTTGGTCAGGTTGTCCACAGCGCCGGCAAGCCCGGGTCCGGCACCAATCAGCCGGTAACATTCAATAGCGCGTATCGCGGCACTCGCAATCTTGTGGGCACTGACGATCCTGGCAATGCGATTTACGCATTCGGCCAGCGCACGCTGGTGAACGACGTTTTGGCGCTCGTGTTTCAGGATGTTTACGACTACTCCATCGTCATGCCGCAGACATTCGGCACGACGTATGCCTTTCTGGATGAGGCAGCCGGAGAACTTATTGTCCGCGGCGGATTGGGAGGAAGCGCGGACGTGATTGATGTTGCCATGGACGGATCGGATATCGTCGTTTCTGTGGACATCGGCAACGACGTTGCCGGTACCGGTCCGAATGGCGACGCATCGGATCTCCCGGCGTTCGTCAGCCGATTTCCCGCGGCGGCGATATCAGCGATTACGATCAACGCCGGAGACGGGAACGATACGATCACGGTGGCACCGCAGGTTGGGATACCGATTGCGATCAACGGCGGAAGCCCCGTGTTTCCGAACGGCGGAATCGGAGACCACCTGAGCTTCGATCTTGCAGGAGTTTCCGGTGTCGTCTTCACGGACAACGGCAACGGCACCGGATCGCTCACTTCCTCAAGTCACGCTGCGGTCACATGGTCAGAAATCGAGATTGTCGATGCACCGCTGGCACCTCCGCTGCAGGTGACCGAAGTGAAAGTCAGTTCGTCTTCGTGGAACGACGACTTTCGCGATGCAGCGGATGGCGAAACTGTCGGCTCCGGACTTGGTCAGGGCTTTTCCATTCCGACAGGATCGGCGGCACAGATCACGCCGCTGCCGTGGGGAAATATCAACCGCCTGATTGTGACGTTCACGGAATCCGTCGACGACGCGACTGTGATCGAAAACGGCAACGTAATCCTGCATGGAGTGAACTCGTCGCCTTCAATCAGTCTGATCACCGTAGTCGGCAACCAGATGGTCATTGACCTGACCGCGACACTGCCGGTTGACGCGCTGCGACTGGAAATCCAGGACACCGTACTGAGCCTTGCCGGAGAGCCTCTTGACGGCGATTTTGTCAATTCCGTCGACACGCTCACTTCGGGCGGCCCTGCCCCGGTGGGTGATCCGGCCAACGACTTCAATTTTCATCTGGTGACAAATCGAGGCGACGCAAATCGCAGTGGACTGGTCAATATCAGTGACGCGGTACTCGTCTTTCAGAATTTCCTGGCTCAGCCGGGGGGCGCAGGCTATTCGATGTTTGCCGATATGAACGGCGATGCGATTCTGAATATCAGTGACGCGGTGATCGTGTTCCAGAACTTCCTGGCGATGCCCCCCGCGTCGTTTCCGGGATTGTTTTCTTCAAGCTCCGGTTACGTGACGCCGCCGGTGCTGCCGCCGTCGGTAATCCCCGCCAATAGCTCTTCTGCGACGATGAGCCCGAACCGGTACGCATCGGCGCCATCGGGTACTCAGTCGGCCACAGGCATGACGTCAGGCAGCATGAGACCTGTCGCTGGCGACCTGAAGGTGCTGGATGATGTCCTGGCTGACTCCGTCGGCGAACTGCTGACAGTGTAG